From a region of the Sesamum indicum cultivar Zhongzhi No. 13 linkage group LG3, S_indicum_v1.0, whole genome shotgun sequence genome:
- the LOC105159498 gene encoding uncharacterized protein LOC105159498 isoform X1, which yields MRNNKGVIINVYTESSRNLRPDRNIHPNKNINANLLSSNNNPRLGYDRRARLLAYAQELRHANAQDVERPFKNSTPRHKKRRWSLPAQKMIRVLLSRFDGVKRKWKYGSIVTEEYYSDPEGSSNQERMSSRKPRRRHDSHFCIYMISYSLRFHAEETAVFLEEDLQCLAMPKWKMLIHLAEMFLILTR from the exons ATGCGAAATAACAAAGGGGTCATCATCAATGTCTATACTGAATCATCAAGAAACCTCCGACCAGATCGAAATATTCATCCCAACAAGAACATCAATGCTAATTTGTTATCTTCTAATAATAATCCTCGCCTAGGCTACGACCGTCGGGCACGGCTCCTTGCCTATGCTCAGGAACTCAGGCATGCCAATGCACAAGATGTAGAACGGCCCTTCAAGAACTCAACCCCAAGACATAAG AAAAGGAGATGGTCACTTCCTGCACAGAAGATGATCAGAGTATTGCTTTCGAGGTTTGATGGGGTAAAAAGGAAATGGAAATACGGGAGCATCGTTACAGAGGAATACTACAGTGATCCTGAAGGATCAAGCAATCAAGAAAGGATGAGTAGCAGAAAGCCAAGAAGAAGACatgattctcatttttgt ATTTATATGATTTCTTATAGTCTGCGATTTCATGCAGAAGAGACTGCGGTGTTTCTGGAAGAAGATCTCCAGTGTCTGGCAATGCCAAAATGGAAAATGTTGATTCATTTGGCAGAAATGTTTTTGATTCTCACTCGGTGA
- the LOC105159501 gene encoding mitogen-activated protein kinase kinase kinase 1 isoform X1: MHRLPKILFNSSDRRKSRMDPSSSSSSSPQGAKPKRLDRRNAAKNINYEFSPSTSASSSSYSSEESLRTRSLDLYGGKTSFRIDGSDGEFEIICNTLGFSGIDDFAIPLEEYEAMKVRSASAPVEFTQKLEPILYQKSEDDCDDVVKCSGASGSNLVVDVINPEIKGFDNISHVDNKKFEDSPDFGYRETSRVDVLGTGVNELSKRLGDSVSVAQVFLSDKVSGKSSELRGNGIKGVRPPVLVAPSLMALPMADKESSSLNASRGFAQGTDTCVSRFTRGFYLDEDGGRTEESGQNRSEHEEGTRRRVLMREENCVLLDSCSFTTSSNDDDSSSTTTEPTSSISPNGKYRHIIEDWQKGDLLGRGSFGSVYEGIADDGFFFAVKEVSLLDQGDEGKQRIVQLEQEIALLSQFQHENIVRYYGTNKDESHLYIFLELVTKGSLLSLYQKYELRVPQVSAYTRQILHGLKYLHDRGVIHRDIKCANILVHTNGLVKLADFGLAKATKLNDVHACKGTAFWMAPEVVRSQWYGPAADIWSLGCTVLEMLTRRFPYSHLECMAALYRIGKGERPLIPDSLSSDARDFVLKCLQVDPSLRPTAAQLMDHPFLKRPLPSSSGTMSPHFLGRQL, from the exons ATGCATCGCTTACCAAAAATCTTATTCAATAGTTCGGACCGCCGCAAGAGTCGGATGGATCCCAGCTCCAGCTCCAGCTCCAGTCCCCAAGGCGCCAAGCCAAAGAGGCTCGACCGGCGCAACGCCGCCAAGAACATCAACTATGAGTTCTCTCCTTCTACTTCAGCTTCATCATCATCGTACTCATCGGAGGAATCTCTACGCACGCGCTCCCTGGATTTGTACGGCGGCAAGACTAGCTTTCGTATCGATGGGAGCGATGGAGAATTCGAGATTATCTGCAACACCTTAGGGTTTTCTGGGATTGATGATTTCGCTATACCACTGGAGGAATATGAAGCGATGAAGGTGAGATCAGCTTCTGCTCCTGTCGAGTTTACTCAGAAATTGGAGCCCATACTTTATCAGAAATCCGAGGATGATTGTGATGATGTTGTTAAATGTTCTGGAGCTAGTGGTAGTAATTTGGTGGTTGATGTAATTAATCCGGAAATCAAGggttttgataatattagTCATGTAGATAATAAGAAGTTTGAGGACAGTCCTGATTTTGGTTACAGGGAGACAAGTAGGGTTGATGTTCTTGGTACTGGTGTTAATGAGCTATCAAAGAGATTAGGGGATTCTGTAAGTGTAGCTCAGGTATTTCTTAGTGATAAAGTAAGTGGCAAATCCAGTGAATTACGTGGAAATGGTATTAAAGGTGTCCGCCCACCAGTTCTGGTGGCGCCATCTTTGATGGCGTTACCCATGGCAGATAAGGAGTCCTCCAGTTTGAATGCATCAAGAGGATTTGCACAGGGCACTGATACATGTGTTTCAAGGTTCACAAGAGGGTTTTATTTGGATGAGGATGGGGGAAGGACCGAGGAAAGTGGTCAGAATAGGAGTGAGCATGAGGAAGGTACAAGGAGAAGAGTGTTAATGAGGGAAGAGAACTGTGTGCTGTTGGATTCATGTTCTTTTACCACAAGTTCGAACGATGATGATTCTTCAAGTACCACAACAGAACCGACATCGAGTATTTCACCTAATGGGAAATATAGACACATTATTGAGGATTGGCAGAAGGGTGACCTTTTGGGTCGTGGATCATTTGGATCTGTGTATGAAGGAATTGCTGA TGATGGGTTCTTTTTTGCTGTGAAGGAAGTATCTTTGCTGGATCAAGGGGATGAGGGAAAGCAACGTATTGTCCAACTTGAACAG GAAATTGCTCTTCTGAGTCAGTTTCAACATGAGAACATTGTCCGGTATTATGGCACAAACAAG GATGAATCAcatctctatatttttcttgagctAGTCACCAAAGGCTCCCTTTTGAGCCTTTACCAGAAATATGAGCTCCGAGTTCCACAAGTATCTGCTTACACAAGGCAGATTTTACATGGTTTGAAATATCTGCATGATAGAGGGGTGATACACAG AGATATCAAATGTGCAAATATATTGGTGCACACAAATGGTTTGGTGAAACTTGCGGATTTTGGCCTTGCAAAG GCCACCAAGTTGAACGATGTGCATGCCTGCAAGGGGACTGCATTCTGGATGGCTCCTGAG GTTGTCCGGAGCCAGTGGTATGGGCCTGCTGCAGACATATGGAGTCTTGGATGCACGGTCTTGGAGATGTTAACCAGGCGTTTTCCATACTCCCATCTGGAATGT ATGGCCGCATTGTATAGGATAGGAAAGGGTGAGAGACCACTTATTCCCGATTCTCTTTCCAGCGACGCACGGGATTTCGTACTTAAATGTCTACAAGTTGACCCAAGTTTACGGCCGACAGCTGCTCAGCTCATGGACCATCCCTTTTTGAAGCGACCGCTTCCATCATCTTCAGGCACTATGTCTCCTCACTTTCTTGGCAGGCAGCTTTAA
- the LOC105159501 gene encoding mitogen-activated protein kinase kinase kinase 1 isoform X3 produces MHRLPKILFNSSDRRKSRMDPSSSSSSSPQGAKPKRLDRRNAAKNINYEFSPSTSASSSSYSSEESLRTRSLDLYGGKTSFRIDGSDGEFEIICNTLGFSGIDDFAIPLEEYEAMKVRSASAPVEFTQKLEPILYQKSEDDCDDVVKCSGASGSNLVVDVINPEIKGFDNISHVDNKKFEDSPDFGYRETSRVDVLGTGVNELSKRLGDSVSVAQVFLSDKVSGKSSELRGNGIKGVRPPVLVAPSLMALPMADKESSSLNASRGFAQGTDTCVSRFTRGFYLDEDGGRTEESGQNRSEHEEGTRRRVLMREENCVLLDSCSFTTSSNDDDSSSTTTEPTSSISPNGKYRHIIEDWQKGDLLGRGSFGSVYEGIADDGFFFAVKEVSLLDQGDEGKQRIVQLEQEIALLSQFQHENIVRYYGTNKDESHLYIFLELVTKGSLLSLYQKYELRVPQVSAYTRQILHGLKYLHDRGVIHRDIKCANILVHTNGLVKLADFGLAKATKLNDVHACKGTAFWMAPEVVRSQWYGPAADIWSLGCTVLEMLTRRFPYSHLECVLNLP; encoded by the exons ATGCATCGCTTACCAAAAATCTTATTCAATAGTTCGGACCGCCGCAAGAGTCGGATGGATCCCAGCTCCAGCTCCAGCTCCAGTCCCCAAGGCGCCAAGCCAAAGAGGCTCGACCGGCGCAACGCCGCCAAGAACATCAACTATGAGTTCTCTCCTTCTACTTCAGCTTCATCATCATCGTACTCATCGGAGGAATCTCTACGCACGCGCTCCCTGGATTTGTACGGCGGCAAGACTAGCTTTCGTATCGATGGGAGCGATGGAGAATTCGAGATTATCTGCAACACCTTAGGGTTTTCTGGGATTGATGATTTCGCTATACCACTGGAGGAATATGAAGCGATGAAGGTGAGATCAGCTTCTGCTCCTGTCGAGTTTACTCAGAAATTGGAGCCCATACTTTATCAGAAATCCGAGGATGATTGTGATGATGTTGTTAAATGTTCTGGAGCTAGTGGTAGTAATTTGGTGGTTGATGTAATTAATCCGGAAATCAAGggttttgataatattagTCATGTAGATAATAAGAAGTTTGAGGACAGTCCTGATTTTGGTTACAGGGAGACAAGTAGGGTTGATGTTCTTGGTACTGGTGTTAATGAGCTATCAAAGAGATTAGGGGATTCTGTAAGTGTAGCTCAGGTATTTCTTAGTGATAAAGTAAGTGGCAAATCCAGTGAATTACGTGGAAATGGTATTAAAGGTGTCCGCCCACCAGTTCTGGTGGCGCCATCTTTGATGGCGTTACCCATGGCAGATAAGGAGTCCTCCAGTTTGAATGCATCAAGAGGATTTGCACAGGGCACTGATACATGTGTTTCAAGGTTCACAAGAGGGTTTTATTTGGATGAGGATGGGGGAAGGACCGAGGAAAGTGGTCAGAATAGGAGTGAGCATGAGGAAGGTACAAGGAGAAGAGTGTTAATGAGGGAAGAGAACTGTGTGCTGTTGGATTCATGTTCTTTTACCACAAGTTCGAACGATGATGATTCTTCAAGTACCACAACAGAACCGACATCGAGTATTTCACCTAATGGGAAATATAGACACATTATTGAGGATTGGCAGAAGGGTGACCTTTTGGGTCGTGGATCATTTGGATCTGTGTATGAAGGAATTGCTGA TGATGGGTTCTTTTTTGCTGTGAAGGAAGTATCTTTGCTGGATCAAGGGGATGAGGGAAAGCAACGTATTGTCCAACTTGAACAG GAAATTGCTCTTCTGAGTCAGTTTCAACATGAGAACATTGTCCGGTATTATGGCACAAACAAG GATGAATCAcatctctatatttttcttgagctAGTCACCAAAGGCTCCCTTTTGAGCCTTTACCAGAAATATGAGCTCCGAGTTCCACAAGTATCTGCTTACACAAGGCAGATTTTACATGGTTTGAAATATCTGCATGATAGAGGGGTGATACACAG AGATATCAAATGTGCAAATATATTGGTGCACACAAATGGTTTGGTGAAACTTGCGGATTTTGGCCTTGCAAAG GCCACCAAGTTGAACGATGTGCATGCCTGCAAGGGGACTGCATTCTGGATGGCTCCTGAG GTTGTCCGGAGCCAGTGGTATGGGCCTGCTGCAGACATATGGAGTCTTGGATGCACGGTCTTGGAGATGTTAACCAGGCGTTTTCCATACTCCCATCTGGAATGT GTGTTAAATCTACCCTGA
- the LOC105159495 gene encoding probable calcium-binding protein CML29 — protein MAQSSPLSVELETLSHVQGLVEAFHAFDSDNDGFINMQELGGIMGSLGYNTSEQDVQAMMQNGNAKKDGLLSISEFLDMNTGNLELGDLTALKTALDAWGLEEHDLVTGEQLYEVVADMGIELSLDDCQDIVASMDGDGDGAITFEDFKLIVNSLV, from the coding sequence ATGGCCCAATCAAGCCCTCTCTCAGTTGAACTGGAAACACTGAGTCATGTACAGGGTCTTGTAGAGGCCTTTCATGCCTTTGATTCAGACAATGATGGATTTATCAACATGCAAGAGCTTGGTGGAATCATGGGATCGCTCGGATACAACACGAGTGAACAAGATGTCCAGGCCATGATGCAGAACGGAAATGCCAAAAAGGATGGGTTGTTAAGCATCTCAGAGTTTCTCGATATGAACACTGGGAATTTGGAACTAGGTGATCTAACTGCTCTTAAAACTGCTTTAGATGCATGGGGTCTTGAGGAACATGATCTGGTAACAGGAGAACAACTCTATGAAGTTGTTGCTGATATGGGGATTGAGTTATCCCTAGATGATTGCCAGGACATTGTTGCTTCCATGGATGGAGATGGGGATGGAGCCATAACTTTTGAGGATTTCAAGCTTATAGTAAATTCCCTTGTCTAG
- the LOC105159496 gene encoding mitogen-activated protein kinase homolog MMK1 gives MVDGAQPADAIMSEAEPQSTPPQQQPSNDHIPATLSHGGRFIQYNIFGNIFEVTSKYKPPIMPIGKGAYGIVCSALNSETNENVAIKKIANAFDNKIDAKRTLREIKLLRHMDHENIVAIRDIIPPPQRQAFNDVYIAYELMDTDLHQIIRSNQALSEEHCQYFLYQILRGLKYIHSANVLHRDLKPSNLLLNANCDLKICDFGLARITSETDFMTEYVVTRWYRAPELLLNSSDYTAAIDVWSVGCIFMELMDRKPLFPGRDHVHQLRLLMELIGTPSEAELGFLNENAKRYIRQLPPYRRQSFADKFPRVHPLAIDLVEKMLTFDPRQRITVEDALAHPYLNSLHDISDEPVCMTPFSFDFEQHALTEDQMKELIYRESLAFNPEYQQM, from the exons ATGGTGGATGGGGCTCAGCCGGCGGACGCCATCATGTCGGAGGCGGAGCCGCAGTCGACGCCTCCGCAGCAGCAGCCGTCGAATGATCACATACCTGCGACGCTTAGCCACGGCGGACGATTCATCCAATACAACATCTTTGGCAATATCTTCGAGGTTACCTCTAAGTACAAACCCCCAATCATGCCCATCGGAAAAGGCGCATACGGCATCGTTTG cTCGGCTTTGAATTCGGAGACGAATGAAAATGTAGCGATTAAGAAGATAGCAAATgcttttgataataaaattgatgccAAGAGGACTCTGCGCGAGATCAAGCTTCTGCGCCACATGGATCATGAAAAC ATTGTGGCAATAAGAGATATAATCCCACCACCGCAAAGGCAAGCATTTAATGATGTTTACATTGCATATGAACTTATGGATACGGATCTCCATCAAATCATCCGTTCTAATCAAGCTTTGTCAGAGGAGCACTGCCAG TATTTCTTGTACCAGATCCTTCGCGGGTTAAAGTACATACATTCTGCAAATGTTCTGCACAGGGATTTAAAGCCAAGCAATCTTCTCCTGAATGCAAATTGTGACTTAAAGATATGTGATTTTGGATTGGCACGAATCACTTCTGAAACGGATTTTATGACAGAATATGTTGTTACAAGGTGGTATCGGGCACCGGAGTTGTTGCTGAATTCATCTGATTATACTGCAGCTATTGATGTATGGTCAGTGGGGTGTATTTTCATGGAACTGATGGATCGGAAGCCACTATTTCCTGGTAGAGATCATGTGCACCAGTTGCGCTTGCTGATGGAG CTAATTGGCACCCCATCAGAGGCTGAGTTAGGTTTTCTgaatgaaaatgcaaaaagatATATTCGACAACTCCCTCCTTATCGCCGACAGTCATTTGCTGATAAGTTTCCTCGTGTGCACCCTCTTGCTATTGATCTTGTCGAGAAAATGCTGACATTTGATCCTAGGCAAAGGATTACAG TGGAAGATGCGTTGGCCCATCCATACCTGAACTCACTGCACGACATAAGTGATGAGCCTGTTTGTATGACTCCTTTTAGCTTTGACTTCGAGCAGCATGCATTGACTGAAGATCAGATGAAGGAACTGATTTATCGGGAGTCTCTTGCATTCAATCCCGAATATCAGCAAATGTGA
- the LOC105159498 gene encoding uncharacterized protein LOC105159498 isoform X2, which yields MRNNKGVIINVYTESSRNLRPDRNIHPNKNINANLLSSNNNPRLGYDRRARLLAYAQELRHANAQDVERPFKNSTPRHKKRRWSLPAQKMIRVLLSRFDGVKRKWKYGSIVTEEYYSDPEGSSNQERMSSRKPRRRHDSHFCKRLRCFWKKISSVWQCQNGKC from the exons ATGCGAAATAACAAAGGGGTCATCATCAATGTCTATACTGAATCATCAAGAAACCTCCGACCAGATCGAAATATTCATCCCAACAAGAACATCAATGCTAATTTGTTATCTTCTAATAATAATCCTCGCCTAGGCTACGACCGTCGGGCACGGCTCCTTGCCTATGCTCAGGAACTCAGGCATGCCAATGCACAAGATGTAGAACGGCCCTTCAAGAACTCAACCCCAAGACATAAG AAAAGGAGATGGTCACTTCCTGCACAGAAGATGATCAGAGTATTGCTTTCGAGGTTTGATGGGGTAAAAAGGAAATGGAAATACGGGAGCATCGTTACAGAGGAATACTACAGTGATCCTGAAGGATCAAGCAATCAAGAAAGGATGAGTAGCAGAAAGCCAAGAAGAAGACatgattctcatttttgt AAGAGACTGCGGTGTTTCTGGAAGAAGATCTCCAGTGTCTGGCAATGCCAAAATGGAAAATGTTGA
- the LOC105159499 gene encoding uncharacterized protein LOC105159499, which translates to MANSLQRETDSRSHRACLHKISSCCKKVTRHAHHEKRQMRASEKKEWEDAICSVCMDFPHNAVLLLCSSYDKGCRPYMCATSHRFSNCLEQYRKAYTKVTSNPSTESWRGSVDNMDFSEESGWPGGKSETPELLCPLCRGQVKGWTVVEPARRYLNTKKRTCMQDNCSFIGTYKEMKKHVKLEHPLARPRDVDPSHAEKWKKLENERDLSDVFSTIRSTMPGAIVIGDYVIERNDPGISRDYDEDDFLENAIFRFPAYGGSWNGPRFSADSFEGDYDSFNEEYLRRLRARAAVASRSIRRNVSRIARPHARFLFARQAGRFRGGR; encoded by the coding sequence ATGGCAAACTCCCTCCAGCGAGAAACTGACTCTCGTAGCCATCGAGCTTGCCTGCATAAGATATCATCTTGTTGTAAGAAGGTCACTCGGCATGCCCACCATGAGAAGCGGCAAATGAGAGCatcagaaaagaaagagtggGAAGATGCCATATGCTCGGTCTGCATGGACTTTCCCCACAATGCCGTCCTCTTGCTTTGTTCCTCATATGACAAAGGCTGTCGTCCTTACATGTGTGCAACTAGCCATCGGTTTTCTAACTGTCTTGAACAGTACAGGAAGGCCTACACTAAGGTTACTTCTAACCCGAGCACGGAATCATGGCGAGGGTCAGTGGACAATATGGATTTCTCAGAAGAATCAGGTTGGCCTGGTGGCAAGAGTGAAACGCCTGAGCTTCTGTGCCCACTTTGTCGTGGGCAGGTCAAAGGCTGGACTGTGGTAGAACCTGCTCGTCGGTACCTTaacacaaagaaaagaacCTGCATGCAGGATAATTGTTCGTTCATTGGAACCTACAAAGAGATGAAAAAACATGTAAAGTTGGAGCACCCTCTTGCACGCCCTCGAGATGTTGATCCTTCACATGCAGAGAAATGGAAAAAGCTTGAGAATGAGAGAGATCTTAGTGATGTGTTTAGCACCATCCGATCTACTATGCCGGGGGCAATTGTCATTGGTGACTATGTAATAGAGAGGAATGATCCTGGCATTTCTAGAGATTATGACGAGGATGACTTTTTGGAGAATGCGATCTTCAGGTTTCCGGCTTATGGTGGGAGCTGGAATGGCCCCCGTTTCTCTGCCGATAGTTTCGAAGGGGATTATGACTCTTTCAACGAGGAATATTTACGCAGGCTGCGTGCTCGAGCTGCAGTTGCATCTAGAAGCATAAGACGTAATGTTTCCCGAATTGCACGCCCTCATGCAAGATTTTTGTTTGCAAGACAGGCGGGGCGGTTTAGAGGAGGCAGATAA
- the LOC105159501 gene encoding mitogen-activated protein kinase kinase kinase 1 isoform X2, with protein MDPSSSSSSSPQGAKPKRLDRRNAAKNINYEFSPSTSASSSSYSSEESLRTRSLDLYGGKTSFRIDGSDGEFEIICNTLGFSGIDDFAIPLEEYEAMKVRSASAPVEFTQKLEPILYQKSEDDCDDVVKCSGASGSNLVVDVINPEIKGFDNISHVDNKKFEDSPDFGYRETSRVDVLGTGVNELSKRLGDSVSVAQVFLSDKVSGKSSELRGNGIKGVRPPVLVAPSLMALPMADKESSSLNASRGFAQGTDTCVSRFTRGFYLDEDGGRTEESGQNRSEHEEGTRRRVLMREENCVLLDSCSFTTSSNDDDSSSTTTEPTSSISPNGKYRHIIEDWQKGDLLGRGSFGSVYEGIADDGFFFAVKEVSLLDQGDEGKQRIVQLEQEIALLSQFQHENIVRYYGTNKDESHLYIFLELVTKGSLLSLYQKYELRVPQVSAYTRQILHGLKYLHDRGVIHRDIKCANILVHTNGLVKLADFGLAKATKLNDVHACKGTAFWMAPEVVRSQWYGPAADIWSLGCTVLEMLTRRFPYSHLECMAALYRIGKGERPLIPDSLSSDARDFVLKCLQVDPSLRPTAAQLMDHPFLKRPLPSSSGTMSPHFLGRQL; from the exons ATGGATCCCAGCTCCAGCTCCAGCTCCAGTCCCCAAGGCGCCAAGCCAAAGAGGCTCGACCGGCGCAACGCCGCCAAGAACATCAACTATGAGTTCTCTCCTTCTACTTCAGCTTCATCATCATCGTACTCATCGGAGGAATCTCTACGCACGCGCTCCCTGGATTTGTACGGCGGCAAGACTAGCTTTCGTATCGATGGGAGCGATGGAGAATTCGAGATTATCTGCAACACCTTAGGGTTTTCTGGGATTGATGATTTCGCTATACCACTGGAGGAATATGAAGCGATGAAGGTGAGATCAGCTTCTGCTCCTGTCGAGTTTACTCAGAAATTGGAGCCCATACTTTATCAGAAATCCGAGGATGATTGTGATGATGTTGTTAAATGTTCTGGAGCTAGTGGTAGTAATTTGGTGGTTGATGTAATTAATCCGGAAATCAAGggttttgataatattagTCATGTAGATAATAAGAAGTTTGAGGACAGTCCTGATTTTGGTTACAGGGAGACAAGTAGGGTTGATGTTCTTGGTACTGGTGTTAATGAGCTATCAAAGAGATTAGGGGATTCTGTAAGTGTAGCTCAGGTATTTCTTAGTGATAAAGTAAGTGGCAAATCCAGTGAATTACGTGGAAATGGTATTAAAGGTGTCCGCCCACCAGTTCTGGTGGCGCCATCTTTGATGGCGTTACCCATGGCAGATAAGGAGTCCTCCAGTTTGAATGCATCAAGAGGATTTGCACAGGGCACTGATACATGTGTTTCAAGGTTCACAAGAGGGTTTTATTTGGATGAGGATGGGGGAAGGACCGAGGAAAGTGGTCAGAATAGGAGTGAGCATGAGGAAGGTACAAGGAGAAGAGTGTTAATGAGGGAAGAGAACTGTGTGCTGTTGGATTCATGTTCTTTTACCACAAGTTCGAACGATGATGATTCTTCAAGTACCACAACAGAACCGACATCGAGTATTTCACCTAATGGGAAATATAGACACATTATTGAGGATTGGCAGAAGGGTGACCTTTTGGGTCGTGGATCATTTGGATCTGTGTATGAAGGAATTGCTGA TGATGGGTTCTTTTTTGCTGTGAAGGAAGTATCTTTGCTGGATCAAGGGGATGAGGGAAAGCAACGTATTGTCCAACTTGAACAG GAAATTGCTCTTCTGAGTCAGTTTCAACATGAGAACATTGTCCGGTATTATGGCACAAACAAG GATGAATCAcatctctatatttttcttgagctAGTCACCAAAGGCTCCCTTTTGAGCCTTTACCAGAAATATGAGCTCCGAGTTCCACAAGTATCTGCTTACACAAGGCAGATTTTACATGGTTTGAAATATCTGCATGATAGAGGGGTGATACACAG AGATATCAAATGTGCAAATATATTGGTGCACACAAATGGTTTGGTGAAACTTGCGGATTTTGGCCTTGCAAAG GCCACCAAGTTGAACGATGTGCATGCCTGCAAGGGGACTGCATTCTGGATGGCTCCTGAG GTTGTCCGGAGCCAGTGGTATGGGCCTGCTGCAGACATATGGAGTCTTGGATGCACGGTCTTGGAGATGTTAACCAGGCGTTTTCCATACTCCCATCTGGAATGT ATGGCCGCATTGTATAGGATAGGAAAGGGTGAGAGACCACTTATTCCCGATTCTCTTTCCAGCGACGCACGGGATTTCGTACTTAAATGTCTACAAGTTGACCCAAGTTTACGGCCGACAGCTGCTCAGCTCATGGACCATCCCTTTTTGAAGCGACCGCTTCCATCATCTTCAGGCACTATGTCTCCTCACTTTCTTGGCAGGCAGCTTTAA